The following proteins are encoded in a genomic region of Sulfurimonas sp. HSL3-7:
- a CDS encoding OprD family outer membrane porin: MWSRTLFLFLIPLSLWADTADEKSLTDRRNFRGDLQLYTYIIDQPGQVNDAYATALGGSLGYKSHLFYRFGMELEYSGSHALGNTKNPERLLLFNNDKPSLHLNTLSQGNLYYQNPTTYFRLGAQTFNTPLFNEDPTRIVPWGATGASITYNRVNELTLIAAAINAIRSNTSAVYRKESASGPIVHGLYFIGGSYYLNDANWLQVYYYLAPNLYDSLYLQYEYRRLLFDTALVCFGIQYIRTYTNGGIDSNADTSSAIGGDDVDLAAYKASMDYAGLDLQLSYSKNRGQSGINNGYGGLSKVYTSSMVANGRKNNRPETWSLKSAYNLLHPYSFGTTELAIWLTKTRYADLPDGDFFSTYAHLRQNFSVNTSAYLRWEKIDYAGKDNTTYVRLILKQQF; the protein is encoded by the coding sequence ATGTGGTCTAGAACTCTTTTCCTTTTTCTCATACCCCTTTCTCTCTGGGCAGATACTGCCGATGAGAAATCACTGACCGACCGGAGAAACTTCCGCGGGGACCTGCAACTCTACACCTACATTATCGATCAGCCCGGGCAGGTCAATGACGCCTATGCAACGGCACTCGGCGGCAGTCTGGGCTACAAATCACACCTTTTCTACCGTTTTGGAATGGAACTCGAATACAGCGGTTCGCATGCACTCGGCAACACGAAAAACCCCGAACGGCTTCTGCTCTTTAACAACGACAAGCCCTCGCTGCACCTCAACACCCTGTCACAGGGCAATCTCTACTATCAGAACCCGACTACCTATTTCCGTCTCGGCGCACAGACCTTCAACACCCCGCTCTTCAACGAGGACCCGACCCGCATCGTCCCGTGGGGTGCAACAGGTGCCAGCATCACCTACAACCGGGTCAATGAACTCACCCTTATCGCTGCCGCGATCAACGCTATCCGAAGCAACACCTCTGCGGTCTACCGCAAGGAAAGCGCGAGCGGCCCCATTGTACACGGTCTCTATTTCATCGGGGGAAGCTACTACCTCAACGATGCAAACTGGCTTCAGGTCTACTACTACCTTGCACCAAACCTCTATGACTCGCTCTACCTGCAGTACGAATACCGGCGGCTGCTTTTTGACACCGCCCTGGTCTGCTTCGGCATCCAATACATCAGGACCTATACCAACGGCGGCATCGATTCGAATGCCGATACCTCCAGTGCCATCGGCGGCGACGATGTCGACCTGGCCGCTTACAAGGCCAGCATGGATTACGCCGGGCTCGACCTGCAGTTGAGCTACTCGAAGAACAGGGGCCAGAGCGGCATCAACAACGGTTACGGTGGTCTGAGCAAAGTCTACACCTCCTCCATGGTCGCCAACGGCCGCAAGAACAACCGCCCCGAAACCTGGTCGCTAAAGAGCGCCTATAACCTCCTCCACCCGTACAGTTTCGGCACGACCGAACTGGCGATCTGGCTGACAAAGACCCGTTATGCAGATCTCCCCGACGGCGATTTCTTTTCCACCTACGCCCACCTCCGTCAGAATTTCAGTGTCAACACCTCCGCCTACCTGCGCTGGGAGAAGATCGACTATGCAGGTAAAGATAATACAACCTATGTGCGGTTGATCTTGAAGCAGCAGTTCTGA
- a CDS encoding glycosyltransferase family 2 protein: MSGKPEKKPRITVITVVYNGEKHLEETIRSVINQTYVNVEYIIIDGGSTDGTLDIIKRYEEKIDYWVSEPDKGIYDAMNKGLACATGDYVAFMNADDWYEPDALEAVADAIVKTEADFITANIRIIDEETKESVIRYSTFDEYGKNIHHQTCFINLSLHKQFPFNTQYQLAADRDLIVRVIKSGVATHFIDKVVANFREGGKGSNMLKYQIELFDSNAKNVGILFALKRFALNMTGRTLLNLLKIKR; encoded by the coding sequence ATGAGCGGTAAGCCTGAAAAGAAACCTCGAATCACTGTTATCACCGTTGTCTACAACGGAGAGAAACATCTTGAAGAGACCATCCGAAGTGTCATCAATCAGACCTATGTCAATGTTGAATATATCATCATCGACGGCGGCTCAACCGACGGAACCCTCGACATCATCAAACGGTATGAGGAGAAGATCGACTACTGGGTCAGTGAGCCGGACAAAGGTATTTACGATGCGATGAACAAAGGGCTCGCCTGCGCCACCGGGGATTATGTCGCCTTTATGAACGCCGACGACTGGTATGAACCAGATGCGCTGGAAGCGGTAGCCGACGCGATCGTCAAGACAGAAGCCGATTTCATCACCGCCAATATACGTATTATTGATGAAGAGACAAAAGAGAGCGTCATCAGGTATAGCACCTTTGACGAGTACGGCAAGAACATTCACCATCAGACCTGTTTTATCAACCTCTCTCTGCACAAACAGTTCCCCTTCAATACGCAATACCAGCTTGCAGCCGACAGAGATTTGATCGTAAGAGTGATAAAAAGCGGCGTTGCAACACACTTCATCGACAAGGTCGTCGCCAACTTTCGTGAAGGCGGAAAAGGCTCAAACATGCTGAAGTATCAGATAGAGCTGTTCGATTCCAATGCCAAAAACGTCGGAATACTGTTCGCTCTTAAACGGTTTGCTCTCAATATGACGGGCAGGACGCTGCTCAATTTACTTAAGATCAAACGATAA
- a CDS encoding glycosyltransferase has product MMPLAPIVLFVYNRLWHTRQTVEALQKNTLAARSELFIYSDAPKNEDAQKSVKEVRDYIKTIDGFKKVTIIERDKNWGLADSIIDGVTKIVKQYGTIIVLEDDLVTSPCFLQFMNEALKFYKDEKKVWHISGYTPPLEKIEHHFFIQPTTCWGWATWTDRWAYFKKDTAYFLEKFDKKTVKEFNINNTYDYYSHIVLNHQHKINTWAIFWYASSYFNGGLSLHPKKSFVQNIGHDDSGTHCAGSCDYDVTLAVTCDNDFPSEISIKRENTAALERYYKRLKPSLFKRAVYKAIKYAKGII; this is encoded by the coding sequence ATGATGCCTTTAGCGCCAATCGTTCTTTTTGTCTATAACCGTCTCTGGCACACACGACAAACCGTGGAAGCATTGCAGAAGAATACGTTAGCCGCCCGGAGCGAACTGTTTATATACAGTGATGCCCCGAAGAATGAAGATGCGCAAAAGAGCGTGAAAGAGGTCAGAGACTATATTAAAACGATAGACGGCTTTAAAAAAGTAACCATTATAGAACGTGATAAAAACTGGGGACTCGCAGACTCTATCATCGACGGTGTGACAAAGATCGTAAAACAATACGGCACGATTATTGTACTTGAGGACGATCTGGTTACGAGCCCCTGTTTTCTGCAGTTTATGAACGAAGCTTTGAAGTTCTACAAAGATGAGAAAAAAGTCTGGCATATAAGCGGCTATACCCCGCCCCTGGAAAAGATCGAGCACCACTTTTTTATTCAGCCTACAACATGCTGGGGTTGGGCGACCTGGACTGACAGATGGGCCTATTTTAAAAAAGACACAGCATACTTCCTGGAGAAGTTTGACAAAAAGACTGTAAAAGAGTTCAATATAAACAATACCTACGATTATTATTCGCATATCGTTTTGAATCATCAACACAAGATCAATACCTGGGCAATTTTTTGGTATGCCTCTTCTTATTTTAACGGAGGCCTCTCCCTGCATCCCAAAAAGTCATTTGTCCAAAACATCGGGCACGACGACAGTGGCACCCATTGTGCCGGAAGTTGTGACTATGATGTCACACTTGCCGTGACTTGTGATAATGATTTCCCTTCCGAAATATCGATCAAAAGAGAAAACACCGCCGCTTTGGAAAGATACTACAAACGCTTAAAGCCTTCGCTATTCAAAAGAGCTGTGTACAAAGCAATAAAATACGCCAAAGGGATAATATGA
- a CDS encoding STT3 domain-containing protein — translation MQEKTDTKPILLFIFFAYLFSFLVRMIWVYQFQGNPQFIWNDQLMINTNDGYYFASGAQKWLEGTLQYNPRVPELYRTAAITLSAYIAKIMPFSLDSVILYMPAVVSSLVIIPIILIGRLFGMPAVGFFAALLGSIAWSYYNRTMIGYYDTDMFSAMAPMFILYFLLATIKTEKTIFALLSALSFLIYPFLYDQGRAVVYAIGIIYMVYMVVFHRRDAFTYHSILLISVGLMDINAWAQFAIIIALFVAIKRELISANLSLNGSIITVFLFLYTGHVFDLIWMKISLYFNRGVESSGLHFFQVSQTVREAGLIPFDTMANRISGSVIGVFAALAGYIVLVLRHKEFILALPLIGIGLFSLMGGLRFTVYAVPVAAISAIYLFHVFARYTNEKKLYYPVLTVLTAAMIYPNITHIIGYKVPTVFTKQEVQILDNFKAKSSSKDYVITWWDYGYPIWYYGNKNTLIDGGKHNNDNFIVSEILLSTSPLEAARLSRLAVEAYVGSNYDLVTNTLFKNKKEDQVDVSAYLENLRYGDVTLPQQSRDIYLYLPMRMLDILPTVKLFSNLDLKTGQPLSKPFFYSTRQFRDSGTVLQLGNGIALMKYEGKLQIGDQKVPLGQFIRINYDQSGKPNIQRQTITPMSRLSVIYLEDMQRFVVLDNEYMNSTYIQMYLFNNYDSELFEPVILDPLTKIYRLKI, via the coding sequence ATGCAAGAAAAAACTGACACAAAACCGATCCTGCTTTTTATCTTCTTTGCCTATCTATTCAGTTTTCTAGTTCGAATGATCTGGGTCTATCAGTTTCAGGGCAATCCGCAGTTCATCTGGAACGACCAACTGATGATCAATACCAATGACGGCTACTATTTTGCATCGGGCGCCCAGAAGTGGCTCGAAGGCACACTCCAATACAATCCGCGTGTGCCCGAGCTTTATCGTACAGCAGCTATCACCTTAAGCGCTTATATTGCCAAGATCATGCCCTTTTCTCTTGATTCCGTCATCCTCTACATGCCGGCTGTCGTCTCAAGTCTGGTCATCATACCTATTATTCTGATCGGCCGTCTTTTCGGCATGCCCGCCGTCGGCTTTTTTGCAGCACTGTTAGGCTCTATCGCATGGAGCTATTACAACCGCACGATGATCGGTTACTACGACACAGACATGTTCTCTGCCATGGCACCGATGTTCATCCTCTATTTTCTACTCGCGACGATCAAAACGGAAAAGACAATATTTGCACTTCTGAGTGCCCTTTCCTTTCTGATCTATCCCTTTCTCTATGACCAGGGACGCGCCGTTGTCTATGCTATAGGAATCATCTATATGGTTTATATGGTGGTTTTTCACCGCAGAGATGCGTTTACCTACCACTCCATACTCCTGATCTCTGTGGGACTAATGGATATCAATGCCTGGGCCCAGTTTGCCATTATCATCGCTCTCTTCGTCGCAATCAAAAGAGAACTTATAAGTGCCAACCTTTCGCTTAACGGTTCCATCATCACCGTCTTTCTCTTTCTCTATACCGGCCATGTCTTTGATCTTATCTGGATGAAAATCTCGCTCTACTTCAACCGCGGTGTCGAGAGCAGTGGCCTGCACTTTTTCCAGGTCTCACAGACGGTCCGGGAGGCAGGACTCATCCCGTTTGACACTATGGCAAACCGCATATCAGGTTCGGTAATCGGGGTCTTTGCCGCATTGGCCGGCTACATCGTATTAGTGCTCCGCCATAAAGAGTTTATCCTGGCCCTTCCGCTTATAGGCATCGGACTTTTCTCGTTAATGGGAGGCTTGCGTTTCACCGTCTATGCCGTACCGGTTGCCGCGATCAGTGCGATATATCTCTTCCATGTCTTTGCCCGATACACGAACGAAAAAAAGTTATATTACCCCGTACTTACTGTATTGACAGCGGCGATGATCTATCCCAACATCACCCACATCATCGGCTACAAAGTGCCAACCGTCTTTACGAAACAAGAGGTCCAGATCCTCGACAATTTCAAAGCCAAATCCTCATCCAAAGATTACGTGATCACATGGTGGGATTATGGCTATCCAATCTGGTACTACGGCAACAAGAATACGCTGATTGACGGTGGCAAGCACAATAACGACAACTTTATCGTCTCCGAGATACTGCTCTCTACATCGCCCCTGGAAGCTGCACGGCTCTCACGTCTAGCTGTCGAAGCCTACGTCGGTTCCAACTACGATCTTGTCACCAATACCCTCTTCAAAAACAAAAAGGAGGATCAGGTCGATGTCAGTGCCTACCTTGAGAATCTCCGCTACGGTGATGTAACACTGCCGCAGCAAAGCCGCGATATCTATCTCTATCTGCCGATGCGTATGCTGGACATCCTACCGACGGTCAAACTCTTTTCCAACCTGGATCTCAAAACAGGCCAACCGCTGTCAAAACCGTTTTTCTACTCGACCCGGCAGTTCCGGGACAGCGGCACAGTCCTGCAACTTGGCAATGGCATCGCCCTGATGAAATATGAAGGGAAGTTGCAGATCGGCGACCAAAAGGTGCCTCTAGGGCAGTTTATCCGTATCAACTACGACCAAAGCGGCAAGCCCAATATCCAGAGACAGACCATTACCCCTATGTCACGTCTCTCTGTCATCTACCTGGAAGACATGCAGCGATTTGTGGTGCTCGACAATGAGTATATGAACTCTACCTATATACAGATGTATCTTTTCAATAACTATGACAGTGAAC
- a CDS encoding class I SAM-dependent methyltransferase, translated as MSCPLCLNEKVIELELIDHNKLVQRYRQLTGTDFTHLLDQDLKYCECQNCRLRYYAPLLTGDETFYNALQRFEWYYMDEKEEFKEAIKQITPTDRVLEIGSGKGAFAKHLPTNDYTGLDFSKKAKEIAAQNGIKIENEMIQDFADKHPGTFDVVVSFQVLEHVSDPKCFIESQIKALTKGGKLIIAVPSEDSFLKYVTNGILNMPPHHVTRWSDTTLKFIAEQYNLEVIDIHHEKVQKVHKQWCLSTFIQTALLKTKVLDDSLVRKLVARAAELFSKVLVKGLKDELLPNGHTVIAIYKKK; from the coding sequence ATGAGCTGCCCACTTTGTTTGAATGAAAAAGTAATAGAGCTGGAACTGATCGATCATAATAAGTTGGTACAACGCTACAGACAACTTACAGGTACGGACTTTACCCATTTATTGGATCAGGATCTGAAATATTGCGAATGCCAAAACTGCCGACTACGATATTACGCGCCATTGTTAACCGGTGACGAAACTTTTTATAATGCCCTTCAGCGATTTGAATGGTATTATATGGATGAAAAGGAGGAGTTTAAAGAGGCGATAAAACAGATAACCCCCACCGACAGAGTCCTTGAAATAGGAAGCGGTAAAGGGGCATTTGCTAAACATCTTCCGACCAATGACTATACGGGCCTGGACTTTAGCAAAAAAGCAAAAGAGATCGCGGCACAAAACGGTATCAAGATAGAAAATGAGATGATACAGGACTTTGCAGACAAGCATCCGGGCACATTTGATGTCGTTGTCAGCTTCCAGGTCCTGGAGCATGTGTCGGATCCCAAATGTTTTATTGAATCTCAGATCAAAGCCTTGACAAAAGGCGGCAAGTTGATTATTGCCGTACCGAGTGAAGACTCTTTCTTGAAGTATGTGACGAACGGCATCCTGAACATGCCGCCGCATCATGTTACAAGATGGAGTGATACGACCTTGAAATTCATTGCCGAACAATACAATTTAGAGGTCATAGATATCCATCATGAAAAAGTTCAGAAGGTCCACAAGCAATGGTGCCTGAGTACATTTATACAGACCGCTCTCTTGAAGACAAAAGTCCTGGATGACTCACTGGTACGCAAACTTGTCGCAAGGGCAGCAGAACTCTTTTCAAAAGTACTGGTCAAAGGATTAAAAGATGAACTCCTTCCAAACGGGCATACTGTCATAGCGATATACAAGAAAAAATGA
- a CDS encoding methyltransferase domain-containing protein: MKHLLRKTPLVNSAYFRIAKRVRSYKGTQRLKKELKTPGGIKIVIGASSVYERNWIPTDIEYLNILNKSHWHSFFRHNSIDAILAEHVWEHLTVEEGIAAAKNCYSYLKPGGYIRIAVPDGLHPNHHYIDEVKAGGSGSGSDDHKVLYTYKTLADLFEQAGFQTELLEYFDEEHNFHAKKWCAEEGMIHRSKQYDQRNRNGQLNYTSIILDAKKI, from the coding sequence ATGAAACATCTTCTCAGAAAAACACCTCTGGTCAATTCGGCTTATTTTCGTATTGCTAAGCGGGTCAGGTCATACAAGGGGACCCAAAGGCTTAAAAAAGAGTTGAAAACACCGGGAGGCATTAAAATTGTGATCGGTGCATCCTCTGTCTATGAGAGGAACTGGATTCCGACCGACATCGAGTACTTGAATATCCTCAACAAAAGCCACTGGCACAGTTTTTTCCGTCACAACAGTATCGATGCTATTCTCGCCGAACATGTCTGGGAGCACCTGACGGTTGAAGAAGGGATTGCCGCTGCGAAAAACTGTTACTCCTACCTGAAACCGGGAGGCTATATCCGCATAGCTGTTCCGGATGGTCTGCATCCCAATCATCACTACATCGACGAGGTAAAAGCCGGCGGTTCGGGCTCGGGATCCGATGATCATAAAGTACTCTATACCTATAAGACACTTGCAGACCTGTTCGAACAGGCGGGTTTTCAGACGGAACTGCTGGAATATTTTGACGAAGAGCACAATTTTCACGCCAAAAAATGGTGTGCTGAAGAGGGGATGATCCATCGATCAAAACAGTACGACCAGCGCAACAGAAATGGCCAATTAAACTACACATCAATCATCTTAGATGCAAAAAAGATCTGA
- a CDS encoding glycosyltransferase: MLNETRPRNAAMIVSVYKNDTLPVVKEMFQSLFVQSRKEFDILVQEDGRVDPELDAYLDALYRQKKITHLGKREQNMGLAYSLNELVEFALQQEYAFIFRMDADDIAVPKRIEQQLDYFKTHPETDILGGWIEEFNTDTGARQRISYPEYHDDILSHMVKRNPMAHVTVAFRTSFFRRFGHYDENSRNEDFRLWVEAFDKGARFHNLQEVLVYVRTNNAFYSRRKNRARAIEVMKIKFDATRRFNFGIKGYLYALTHYLLFMAPSVIKQVVYKYFR, encoded by the coding sequence ATGCTTAACGAAACACGTCCGAGAAACGCTGCCATGATCGTCTCCGTCTATAAAAACGATACGCTTCCTGTCGTCAAAGAGATGTTCCAATCCCTCTTTGTACAGAGCAGAAAAGAGTTTGATATTTTGGTGCAGGAAGACGGCAGAGTCGATCCCGAACTTGATGCCTACCTTGACGCCCTCTACCGCCAGAAAAAGATAACGCACCTTGGGAAAAGGGAACAGAACATGGGACTGGCATACTCGCTCAACGAACTGGTTGAGTTTGCACTGCAGCAGGAATATGCCTTTATCTTCCGGATGGACGCTGACGATATTGCGGTACCAAAACGGATAGAGCAGCAGCTTGACTATTTTAAAACGCATCCCGAGACCGATATTCTCGGCGGCTGGATCGAGGAGTTCAATACGGATACCGGTGCAAGACAGCGGATCAGCTATCCGGAATATCATGACGATATCTTGAGCCATATGGTCAAACGCAACCCAATGGCCCATGTCACTGTTGCCTTCCGGACAAGCTTTTTTCGACGTTTTGGGCACTATGACGAAAACAGCCGAAACGAGGACTTCCGTTTATGGGTAGAGGCCTTTGACAAGGGGGCCAGATTTCACAACCTCCAGGAGGTACTGGTCTATGTCCGTACAAATAATGCCTTCTACTCCCGCCGGAAGAACAGAGCCCGGGCGATCGAGGTGATGAAGATCAAGTTTGATGCGACCCGGCGTTTCAACTTCGGCATAAAAGGCTACCTCTATGCCTTGACACACTACCTGCTTTTTATGGCTCCTAGTGTTATAAAACAGGTAGTTTATAAGTATTTTCGTTAA
- a CDS encoding flippase gives MIAKLKALKSHQGFMKYFKNTSWLFGEKILRMAAGLLIGVWIARYLGPEQFGLLSYAGAFVGLFSAVAALGLDNIIVRKLVKDETQRDLLLGTAFLLKIIGGVLVLLFLALAINLVSIDTYTATLIFIIASAMLFQSFNVIDIYFQSRVLSRYVVYANIISLSVSSIVKIVLILKAAPLIAFAFVVLFDSIVLALGFIYIYRLNHLSVGQWTFNSGVAVTLLKESWPLILSGIVVAVYTKVDQVMIKTMLGNEAVGQYAAAVRISEAWYFIPTVIAASIFPAVIHAKKQSETLYYARLQKLFDLMVWIAIAIALPMSFFSDWLIDMLYGSPFHPSASVLIVHIWTGVFVFLGVASSKWFIVEELQKLAFYRTFYGMLTNIILNLLLIKEFGIIGAAYATLISYGVAGFLFDFFNPKTRAVFYMKLNTLNIRKFFAYKDQ, from the coding sequence ATGATTGCAAAACTTAAAGCCCTCAAAAGCCATCAAGGTTTTATGAAATACTTCAAGAACACTTCATGGCTTTTTGGAGAAAAAATCCTTCGGATGGCCGCCGGGCTTTTAATCGGAGTCTGGATCGCCAGGTATCTCGGACCCGAGCAGTTCGGGTTGCTCTCTTATGCTGGAGCCTTTGTGGGTCTTTTCAGCGCTGTAGCTGCCCTGGGCCTTGACAACATCATTGTCCGCAAACTTGTCAAAGACGAGACACAGCGGGACCTCCTTTTGGGTACCGCCTTTTTGCTCAAGATCATCGGGGGCGTGCTTGTTCTGCTCTTTTTGGCGCTTGCGATCAACCTCGTATCGATCGACACCTATACCGCTACGCTAATCTTCATCATCGCCTCTGCCATGCTTTTTCAAAGTTTCAATGTCATTGACATTTACTTTCAAAGCAGGGTATTAAGCAGATATGTTGTTTATGCCAACATCATCTCCCTGAGCGTATCCTCCATTGTCAAAATAGTATTGATACTCAAAGCGGCCCCACTGATCGCGTTCGCCTTTGTCGTCTTGTTTGACAGTATTGTTTTGGCGCTTGGATTCATCTATATCTATAGGCTTAACCATCTATCCGTTGGACAATGGACATTCAACAGCGGTGTTGCGGTCACCCTTTTGAAAGAGAGCTGGCCTTTAATACTTAGCGGTATCGTTGTCGCAGTCTATACAAAAGTCGATCAGGTGATGATCAAAACGATGTTGGGAAATGAAGCTGTCGGACAATATGCCGCTGCTGTCCGGATAAGCGAAGCCTGGTACTTTATACCGACGGTGATCGCAGCTTCGATCTTTCCGGCCGTTATCCATGCCAAAAAACAGAGCGAAACGCTCTATTATGCGAGACTTCAGAAGCTGTTTGACCTGATGGTCTGGATCGCGATAGCCATTGCATTGCCGATGTCATTTTTCTCGGATTGGCTGATCGACATGCTATACGGGAGCCCTTTCCATCCATCCGCTTCGGTTCTGATCGTTCATATTTGGACCGGAGTATTTGTCTTTCTGGGTGTTGCCAGCAGCAAGTGGTTTATCGTTGAAGAGCTTCAGAAACTAGCCTTTTACCGGACTTTTTACGGTATGCTGACAAACATCATTTTAAACCTGCTTCTTATCAAAGAGTTCGGTATCATCGGGGCGGCATATGCAACGCTTATCAGTTACGGTGTGGCTGGATTTCTATTCGATTTTTTTAATCCAAAGACACGAGCCGTTTTTTATATGAAGCTCAATACCCTCAACATAAGGAAATTTTTTGCTTACAAAGATCAGTAA
- a CDS encoding HpcH/HpaI aldolase/citrate lyase family protein — MATPKPLPAIALGGTLFVPASHKDLETILSGEKYPDLRSVVIDFEDGLAETDRPDALNNLPGTLAGIKENKLLRFIRPQDTAMLETFLVQKHIEKIDGFILPKFGMGNAEEYLSLFPLSVSPFTHFFMPSIESEELFDTQKLQKLREMLLPYREQIVCIRFGAEDMLRQLGLRRVIGKSLYDMLVPSQVIANILATFKPYGFDISAPVFPDFSDKTGFEEEIKEELENGFVSKTIIHPRQIAPMNELYRVTEDELREAKALLSRKDGVMNLGGRMGEAKTQSPWAERILKRAEYFDVV, encoded by the coding sequence ATGGCCACCCCGAAACCTCTTCCTGCCATTGCACTCGGCGGGACCCTCTTTGTCCCCGCCTCGCATAAAGACCTTGAAACGATACTCTCGGGCGAAAAGTACCCCGATCTTCGTTCGGTGGTCATCGACTTTGAAGACGGCCTTGCCGAAACAGATCGGCCGGATGCACTCAATAATCTGCCCGGTACACTTGCCGGTATTAAAGAGAATAAGCTCCTCAGATTTATCCGCCCGCAAGACACGGCGATGCTTGAAACTTTTTTGGTGCAAAAGCATATTGAGAAGATCGACGGTTTCATCCTCCCAAAATTTGGCATGGGCAATGCGGAAGAGTACCTTTCACTCTTCCCCCTTTCCGTTTCACCCTTTACTCATTTCTTCATGCCCTCCATCGAAAGCGAAGAGCTCTTTGACACGCAAAAGCTTCAAAAACTGCGCGAGATGCTGCTCCCCTACCGGGAACAGATCGTCTGTATCCGTTTCGGCGCCGAAGACATGCTTCGCCAGCTCGGCCTCAGACGCGTGATCGGAAAGTCGCTCTACGATATGCTCGTCCCGTCCCAGGTGATCGCCAATATCCTGGCGACCTTCAAACCGTACGGTTTCGACATCAGTGCCCCGGTCTTTCCGGACTTCTCCGACAAGACCGGGTTCGAGGAGGAGATCAAAGAAGAGCTCGAAAACGGGTTCGTCTCCAAGACCATCATCCACCCCCGCCAGATTGCGCCGATGAACGAGCTCTACCGCGTCACTGAAGATGAGCTCCGCGAAGCCAAGGCCCTCCTTTCACGAAAAGATGGGGTCATGAACCTGGGCGGCAGGATGGGCGAGGCGAAAACGCAGAGTCCGTGGGCCGAACGGATCCTAAAACGGGCCGAATATTTCGATGTGGTCTAG
- a CDS encoding glycosyltransferase family 4 protein, giving the protein MKILIVNTSDLQGGAAKAAYRLHRALLDAKINSRMLVQNKISDDTTVFGSKTKRQRLINKVRRVLDQFPIRFYRHRTKTLFTPAWLPFSNVVDHINKINPDLVHLHWIGFGMIRIEELARIKAPIVWSLHDNWAFTGGCHVKWECEKYKEHCGACPRLGSNSENDLSRYVFTRKEKTFSRMPHMTIVALSRWLESCAKESTLFKDKRVTNLPNPIDTKTFMPSDRAQAREHWNLPKDKKLVLFGAMAPAGDINKGFIELKQALHNLSANNIELVIFGNSEPQHTPEFDFRAHYIGHLDDDVALSTLYSACDVMVVPSLQENLSNVIMESLACATPVVAFDVGGNSDMIEHRKNGYLAIPLDTDDLTHGIEWVLNTPDYDELSKNAEAKIAKEFDSVVVAQKYIALYKESLNER; this is encoded by the coding sequence ATGAAAATACTCATCGTAAATACATCCGATCTTCAAGGTGGCGCTGCAAAAGCAGCGTACAGACTGCACAGAGCATTACTGGATGCCAAGATAAACAGCCGGATGTTGGTGCAGAACAAGATAAGCGACGACACTACCGTTTTCGGGTCAAAAACAAAGCGGCAAAGACTCATCAATAAAGTCCGTCGTGTATTGGACCAGTTTCCCATCAGATTTTATAGACACCGGACAAAAACACTCTTCACCCCCGCATGGCTCCCCTTTTCAAATGTAGTCGATCATATCAATAAAATCAATCCGGACCTCGTACATCTGCACTGGATAGGCTTCGGGATGATCAGAATAGAAGAGTTGGCCCGTATTAAAGCTCCGATTGTCTGGTCGCTTCATGACAACTGGGCTTTTACCGGTGGTTGCCATGTCAAATGGGAGTGCGAGAAGTATAAGGAACATTGCGGTGCCTGTCCAAGACTTGGAAGCAACAGCGAGAACGATCTGAGCCGGTATGTTTTTACAAGGAAAGAGAAAACATTTTCACGCATGCCGCACATGACGATTGTAGCCCTGAGCAGATGGCTGGAAAGTTGTGCAAAAGAAAGCACTCTGTTCAAAGACAAGCGCGTGACAAACCTGCCAAACCCAATCGATACCAAGACATTCATGCCCTCCGACAGAGCGCAGGCAAGAGAACACTGGAACCTGCCAAAAGATAAAAAACTGGTACTTTTTGGGGCAATGGCCCCGGCAGGTGATATAAACAAGGGATTTATAGAGCTCAAGCAGGCTTTGCACAACCTCTCCGCCAATAATATAGAATTGGTCATATTCGGCAACAGTGAACCTCAACACACTCCGGAGTTTGACTTCAGAGCACATTATATCGGGCATCTGGATGACGACGTCGCACTCTCTACACTCTATAGCGCATGTGATGTGATGGTCGTCCCCAGTCTGCAGGAGAACCTTTCCAATGTCATTATGGAAAGTCTCGCCTGTGCCACCCCGGTTGTCGCTTTTGATGTCGGCGGCAATAGTGATATGATAGAGCATCGGAAGAATGGCTACCTGGCCATACCCCTTGATACCGATGATCTTACACATGGGATCGAATGGGTCCTCAATACACCAGACTATGACGAACTCTCCAAAAATGCTGAAGCGAAGATAGCCAAAGAATTTGACAGTGTTGTTGTAGCGCAGAAATATATAGCACTGTACAAGGAATCTCTTAATGAGCGGTAA